A genomic region of Colletotrichum destructivum chromosome 5, complete sequence contains the following coding sequences:
- a CDS encoding Putative transcription factor CBF/NF-Y/archaeal histone domain, histone-fold, translating to MSDHDLAGNDDLSLPKATVQKIVTEILPPSAGVAFSKEARDLLIECCVEFITLISSEANEISEKEAKKTIACDHITKALEQLGFADYVPAVLEAAAEHKEVQKGREKKANKFANSQIPLEELERMQREAFEDAANRHA from the exons GTAACGATGACTTGTCCTTACCCAAGG CCACCGTTCAAAAGATCGTAACAGAGATCCTTCCGCcctccgccggcgtcgccttcTCGAAAGAGGCCCGCGACTTGCTCATAGAGTGCTGCGTTGAGTTTATCACCCTGATCTCCTCAGAGGCCAACGAGATCTCGGAGAAGGAAGCCAAGAAGACCATCGCATGCGACCACATCAccaaggccctcgagcagctggGCTTCGCAGACTACGTCCCCGCCGTACTTGAAGCCGCCGCAGAGCACAAGGAAGTGCAAAAG GGTCGTGAAAAGAAGGCCAACAAGTTCGCCAACAGCCAGATCcccctcgaggagctcgagaggaTGCAGAGAGAGGCGTTTGAGGACGCTGCCAATCGCCACGCTTAG